A window of Vigna unguiculata cultivar IT97K-499-35 chromosome 4, ASM411807v1, whole genome shotgun sequence contains these coding sequences:
- the LOC114182214 gene encoding ABC transporter C family member 10-like, which produces MENFWSMICGDSVGSKTMGKLSCYDFKFLKDPSLCINHLLIISFDALLLIMLSFAVIHRSFSRPCQGLIQVGRYSKLQLCSAITSGSLGLLNLCLGIWFLEEKLRKNNTTFPLHWWVLELFQGFTWLFVGLTVSLKLKQLSRVWLWLFSILTFFVYGIVCLLSMSYLITSTELSFKIVLDVLSLLGVFLLLSCTYSVCKIEDTNRETREGLYTPISDQFNGVDPTNRYVTPFAKAGFCSRMLFWWLSPLMKKGQEKTLENEDIPKLGELDRAESCYLLFEEHLNKQKEKDPSSPVSILRTIILCHQKEILISGFFALLKVVTVSSGPVLLNAFIRVAEGNESFKYEGYVLVISLFIIKVIESLSQRQWYFRSRLIGMKVRSLLTAAIYKKLLRLSNVARLTHSGGEIMNYVTVDAYRIGEFPFWFHQTWTTSVQLCIALVILFRAIGMATIASLVVIVLTVLCNTPIAKLQHKFQTELMVSQDERLKAISEALLNMKVLKLYAWENHFKNAIEKLRKVELKLLAAVQLRKAYNVIIFWCSPVLVSAASFGVCYFLKVPLHANNVFTFVAALRIVQEPITTIPDVIGVVIQAKVAFARIIKFLEAQELQSNSFRKESSVNSLNDSILIKHADFSWEDNVSKPTLRNINLEIKHGQKVAICGEVGSGKSTLLSLILGEVPITKGTIDVYGKFAYVSQTAWIQTGTVRENILFGSELEAERYQETLHRSSLVKDLELFPNGDLTEIGERGVTLSGGQKQRIQLARAFYQNADIYLLDDPFSAVDAHTATNLFNDYIMEGLKEKTVLVVTHQVDFLSAFDYVLLISKGEILEVAPYHHLLSSSKEFQNLVNAHKKTAGSNKLVNVTFSKRHPTSVREIRQAFMINQFNIAHSKLIKQEEREIGDTGLKPYLQYLNQMKCYILFSVAALCHITFSIFQILQNSWMATNVDNHHVSTLLLIVVYFLLGVISILFMFIRSLSLVSLGFLSSKYLFLQLMNSLFRAPMSFYDSTPLGRILSRVSSDLSIVDLDIPFSLTFTVGATINAYSTLTVLAVVTWPVLVISIPLVYVAIRLQRYYFASAKEVMRMNGTTKSSVANHIAETVAGVVTIRAFEEEYRYFVKNLDLIDINASSFFHSFASNEWLILRLETVAAVVLSFSALCMVLFPPGTFTSGFIGMALSYGLTLSSSLVLSIQSQCSLANYIISVERLNQYMHIQSEAEEIIETKRPPFNWPDEGEIEVKDLQVRYRPDGPLILHGITCTFKAGHKVGIVGRTGSGKSTLIASLFRLVEAAGGKIVVDGIDISCIGLHDLRSRFGVIPQDPTLFNGTVRYNLDPLFQHSDKEIWEVLGKCQLREVVQEKEEGLNSSVVEDGSNWSMGQRQLFCLGRAILSSSKILVLDEATASIDNATDLILQKTIRTEFADCTVITVAHRIPTVMDCTMVLSISDGILVEYAEPNTLMKREGSLFRQLVQEYWSHFHSSESH; this is translated from the exons ATGGAAAATTTTTGGAGCATGATTTGTGGTGATTCTGTTGGTTCAAAGACTATGGGAAAGCTTTCGTGTTACGATTTCAAGTTTCTGAAAGATCCTTCGTTATGCATCAACCATTTATTGATAATTTCCTTTGATGCGTTACTCTTGATCATGTTATCTTTCGCTGTGATCCACAGGTCTTTCTCAAGACCATGTCAGGGTCTAATCCAAGTGGGAAGATATTCAAAATTGCAACTATGTTCTGCCATAACCAGTGGCTCTCTTGGGTTGTTGAATTTGTGTTTAGGCATTTGGTTTTTGGAGGAGAAGTTAAGGAAAAACAATACTACATTTCCCCTTCACTGGTGGGTGCTAGAACTTTTTCAGGGATTCACATGGTTGTTTGTGGGATTAACTGTAAGTCTCAAGCTGAAGCAACTTTCAAGAGTATGGTTATGGTTGTTCTCTATATTGACATTCTTTGTTTATGGTATTGTCTGTCTTTTATCCATGTCTTACTTAATTACCAGCACAGAACTATCCTTCAAGATCGTTTTAGATGTTTTATCTCTTCTTGGAGTCTTTCTACTACTTTCATGCACATATAGTGTATGTAAAATTGAAGACACTAACAGAGAAACTAGAGAAGGCCTTTATACCCCTATAAGCGACCAGTTCAATGGAGTTGATCCTACTAATAGGTATGTAACCCCATTTGCAAAAGCTGGATTCTGTAGTAGGATGTTGTTTTGGTGGTTGAGTCCACTCATGAAAAAGGGTCAAGAGAAAACCCTTGAGAATGAGGATATCCCAAAGTTGGGAGAGTTAGATCGAGCAGAAAGTTGTTATCTATTGTTTGAAGAACACTTGAACaaacagaaagaaaaagatCCATCGTCACCTGTGTCAATTTTGCGGACAATAATTTTGTGCCATCAAAAAGAGATTTTGATATCAGGATTCTTTGCATTGCTTAAGGTGGTGACTGTGTCTTCTGGTCCTGTACTTCTAAATGCCTTTATACGGGTAGCTGAAGGTAATGAAAGTTTCAAGTATGAGGGCTATGTATTGGTCATATCACTTTTCATTATAAAGGTCATAGAGTCCCTATCACAAAGGCAGTGGTACTTCCGCAGTAGACTTATTGGGATGAAAGTTAGGTCATTGCTTACTGCAGCCATTTATAAAAAACTGTTGAGGTTGTCCAATGTTGCGAGATTGACACACTCTGGTGGTGAAATAATGAATTATGTGACTGTGGATGCTTATAGAATTGGAGAATTTCCATTTTGGTTTCACCAAACATGGACTACAAGTGTCCAACTATGTATTGCATTAGTGATACTTTTTCGTGCCATTGGGATGGCCACTATTGCCTCATTGGTGGTGATAGTTCTTACTGTGTTGTGCAATACTCCAATAGCTAAATTACAACACAAGTTTCAGACCGAACTTATGGTGTCACAAGATGAGAGATTGAAGGCTATTtctgaagctcttttgaacatGAAAGTTCTAAAACTATATGCATGGGAAAACCATTTTAAAAATGCTATAGAGAAGTTAAGAAAAGTGGAACTCAAATTGTTAGCTGCAGTGCAACTACGAAAGGCATACAACGTAATTATCTTTTGGTGTTCGCCTGTTTTGGTTTCTGCTGCTTCCTTTGGGGTGTGTTACTTCCTTAAAGTTCCATTGCATGCAAATAATGTTTTCACATTTGTAGCAGCTCTACGGATTGTGCAAGAGCCAATTACAACCATCCCAGATGTTATCGGGGTGGTCATTCAGGCTAAGGTTGCTTTCGCTCGAATTATTAAGTTCCTTGAGGCACAAGAACTACAAAGTAACAGTTTTAGAAAAGAGAGCTCTGTTAACAGTCTTAATGACTCAATTTTAATCAAACATGCCGATTTTTCGTGGGAAGATAATGTATCAAAGCCAACATTGAGGAACATAAATCTGGAGATTAAACATGGGCAAAAGGTGGCTATTTGTGGAGAAGTTGGCTCAGGCAAATCAACCCTCTTATCACTGATTCTTGGAGAGGTTCCGATCACAAAAGGAact ATAGACGTTTATGGGAAATTTGCTTATGTTTCTCAAACAGCATGGATACAAACAGGTACTGTAAGGGAAAACATTTTGTTTGGATCGGAATTAGAAGCTGAAAGATATCAAGAAACACTTCATAGATCTTCACTAGTGAAGGACCTGGAGTTGTTTCCCAATGGTGACCTAACAGAAATAGGTGAGAGAGGAGTTACCTTAAGTGGAGGTCAGAAGCAGCGAATTCAACTTGCACGTGCTTTTTATCAGAATGCTGATATATATCTTTTGGATGATCCATTCAGTGCTGTTGATGCCCATACTGCCACAAATTTGTTTAAT GATTATATCATGGAAGGACTTAAAGAGAAAACGGTATTAGTAGTAACCCATCAAGTTGACTTCCTCTCAGCCTTTGATTATGTTTTG TTAATTTCGAAGGGAGAAATCCTTGAAGTTGCTCCTTATCATCATCTATTGAGCTCAAGCAAAGAATTCCAGAACCTTGTCAATGCTCACAAGAAGACGGCTGGTTCTAACAAGCTTGTGAATGTTACTTTTTCCAAGAGACATCCAACTTCTGTTAGAGAGATTAGACAAGCTTTCATGATAAACCAATTCAACATAGCACATAGTAAATTGATAAAGCAGGAAGAGAGAGAGATAGGAGATACTGGGTTGAAGCCTTACTTACAATATTTGAATCAAATGAAGTGCTATATACTCTTCTCTGTTGCTGCTCTTTGTCAcattacattttcaattttcCAAATATTGCAAAACTCATGGATGGCTACTAATGTTGATAATCATCATGTCAGCACTTTGCTGTTGATTGTAGTTTACTTCTTGCTTGGAGTTATTTCAATACTTTTCATGTTCATCAGAAGTCTAAGTCTTGTTTCTTTGGGGTTTCTATCCTCAAAGTAtctttttttacaattaatgAACTCACTTTTTCGTGCACCAATGTCATTTTATGACTCTACACCATTAGGAAGGATACTTAGTAGG GTCTCATCAGATCTAAGCATTGTGGATCTTGATATTCCATTTAGCCTCACCTTTACTGTGGGAGCAACAATAAATGCTTATTCAACTCTGACAGTTTTAGCAGTTGTCACTTGGCCAGTCTTGGTTATCTCAATACCATTAGTTTATGTTGCAATTCGCTTGCAG AGATATTACTTTGCCTCTGCTAAAGAAGTAATGCGGATGAATGGCACAACAAAATCCTCTGTGGCTAATCATATTGCTGAAACTGTTGCTGGAGTTGTAACAATAAGGGCTTTTGAGGAGGAATATCGTTACTTTGTAAAGAATCTTGATTTGATTGACATCAATGCCAGTTCTTTCTTCCATAGTTTTGCCTCAAATGAGTGGTTGATCCTACGTTTAGAAACTGTAGCTGCAGTTGTTCTTTCCTTCTCAGCACTTTGCATGGTCTTGTTTCCACCTGGGACTTTTACATCTG GATTTATTGGCATGGCTCTCTCTTATGGCCTTACCCTAAGCTCTTCCTTAGTACTTTCAATCCAAAGTCAATGCAGCCTTGCAAATTACATAATATCTGTAGAGAGGTTAAATCAGTACATGCATATACAAAGTGAGGCTGAAGAAATAATAGAAACAAAACGCCCTCCTTTTAATTGGCCAGATGAAGGTGAAATAGAAGTAAAAGACTTGCAG GTACGATACAGGCCTGATGGACCACTTATACTCCATGGAATCACATGCACATTCAAAGCAGGACACAAGGTTGGAATTGTTGGAAGAACAGGCAGTGGAAAATCCACTCTTATTGCTTCTTTATTTCGTCTTGTGGAGGCAGCAGGTGGAAAAATTGTAGTTGATGGCATAGACATATCTTGTATTGGCCTTCATGATTTGAGGTCACGTTTTGGTGTTATACCTCAGGATCCTACCCTTTTTAATGGAACTGTTAGATACAATTTGGACCCTTTGTTTCAACACTCTGATAAAGAGATATGGGAG GTTCTTGGGAAGTGTCAGTTGCGAGAAGTTGTCCAAGAGAAAGAAGAGGGCTTAAACTCCTCAG TTGTTGAAGATGGATCAAACTGGAGCATGGGACAGAGGCAGCTATTTTGTTTGGGGCGTGCTATTTTGAGTAGTAGTAAGATATTGGTGCTAGATGAAGCTACAGCATCAATTGATAATGCAACTGATTTGATTCTGCAGAAAACCATTAGGACTGAATTTGCTGATTGTACAGTTATAACAGTAGCACACAGAATACCAACTGTGATGGATTGCACTATGGTTCTTTCAATCAGTGATG GAATATTGGTAGAGTATGCTGAACCAAATACCTTGATGAAGAGAGAAGGGTCATTGTTCAGACAACTTGTCCAAGAATATTGGTCTCATTTTCACTCTTCAGAATCCCATTGA
- the LOC114181475 gene encoding uncharacterized protein LOC114181475 has protein sequence MSISMSISTLSSSTFPNSNPSLTLSSQKFPLFPKPLLLPFSHPLSLPLRTQTFLSPLLCKSPEAEAEAPPPEDHWLQKLPEKSKPLYSHSLPCIEAWLRSLGFCQSKEDRALWLVHKPDWHAHLSLDVTDLYIRYLKSGPGNLEKDVERRFSYALSREDIENAVLGGP, from the exons ATGTCCATTTCCATGTCCATTTCTACACTTTCCTCTTCAACCTTCCCAAACTCTAATCCCTCTCTCACTTTATCTTCCCAAAAGTTCCCTCTCTTCCCCAAACCCCTTCTTCTTCCCTTTTCCCACCCCCTCTCTCTCCCCCTCCGAACACAGACCTTCCTCTCTCCGCTTCTCTGCAAGTCTCCTGAGGCGGAAGCGGAGGCGCCGCCGCCGGAGGACCACTGGCTGCAGAAGCTTCCGGAGAAGTCGAAGCCGCTCTACTCCCACAGCCTGCCCTGCATTGAGGCCTGGCTCCGAAGCCTGGGCTTCTGCCAGAGCAAGGAAGACAGGGCCCTCTGGCTGGTTCACAAGCCCGATTGGCACGCCCATCTCTCCCTTGATGTCACTGATCTCTACATAAG GTATTTGAAGAGTGGACCAGGGAATCTTGAAAAAGATGTAGAGAGGAGGTTTAGTTATGCTTTAAGCCGAGAAGACATTGAGAATGCTGTACTTGGAGGACCATAG
- the LOC114181611 gene encoding acidic endochitinase-like, with protein MESLNKASLLLLPLLLLSLLSHSHGGGIAVYWGQDVREGTLAETCNTKNYQFVNIAFLSTFGNSQTPQLNLAGHCIPQNNGCNGLSSDITTCQNGGVKVFLSLGGGAGSYSLNSAEEANQLASYLWDNFLGGQSGSRPLGEAVLDGIDFDIESGGSEHWDELARALNGLSSQRKVYLSAAPQCIIPDQHLDSAIQTGLFDYVWVQFYNNPSCSGNANNLISSWNQWITVPATQVFMGLPAAEEAAPSGGFVPSDVLISQVLPQIKQSSKYGGVMLWNRFYDLQKGYSNSIIGSVN; from the exons ATGGAATCCCTAAACAAAGCCTCACTCCTCTTACTCCCTCTCTTGCTCCTTTCCCTGCTCAGCCATTCCCATGGTGGAGGAATAGCTGTGTACTGGGGCCAAGACGTTAGAGAAGGCACCTTAGCAGAAACTTGCAACACCAAAAACTACCAATTTGTGAACATAGCCTTTTTGTCCACTTTTGGCAATAGCCAAACCCCTCAACTCAACCTCGCTGGCCACTGTATCCCCCAGAACAATGGTTGCAATGGCTTGAGCAGTGACATCACAACTTGCCAAAACGGTGGAGTCAAAGTGTTCCTCTCCCTTGGAGGAGGTGCTGGAAGCTACTCCCTCAACTCAGCTGAGGAAGCCAATCAACTTGCATCCTACCTCTGGGACAATTTTCTTGGAGGACAATCTG GGTCAAGACCATTAGGAGAGGCAGTGTTGGATGGCATTGACTTTGACATTGAGTCTGGTGGGAGTGAACATTGGGATGAACTAGCCAGGGCACTCAATGGGTTGAGTTCACAAAGAAAGGTGTATTTGTCTGCAGCTCCACAGTGCATAATCCCTGATCAACACTTGGATTCTGCCATCCAAACTGGGCTTTTTGACTATGTGTGGGTTCAGTTCTACAACAACCCTTCTTGCAGTGGAAACGCCAACAACTTGATCAGTTCATGGAACCAGTGGATCACTGTGCCAGCCACACAAGTCTTCATGGGGCTTCCTGCAGCAGAAGAAGCTGCTCCAAGTGGTGGTTTTGTCCCTTCTGATGTGTTAATTTCTCAGGTTCTTCCTCAGATAAAACAGTCTTCAAAGTATGGTGGAGTTATGCTGTGGAACAGATTCTATGATCTCCAAAAAGGTTACAGTAATAGTATTATTGGCAGTGTTAATTAG
- the LOC114180827 gene encoding acidic endochitinase-like, translating to MAFPKPELIAFLLFAVVALSFTAPSGAADCGTGAGEISVYWGQKSESVEGTLESLCSSGNYNIVILQSLLVYDDGRVPAINLDDHCGTSCPAKLQPQIEYCQQNNIKVLLSIGQDVTALKTKSHRHYSSSSSSNSTAAAEKLASYLLENYLSGNPGPLGSVALDGINLADVADGENLKWDEVVKAINASTTARKIYLGAGPECVYPDYYLGKAISTGLFDYIWVEFFYQNPCIYANGDASNLLKEWNKWSAGVPGSKIFLGLVAACDAGIAGYIPPEDLISKVLPTVRQSSNYGGVAIWDRALDIANNYTAQIKIDVPKGCICVCNGDDAWNRLYGLGSASLRMSV from the coding sequence ATGGCTTTCCCAAAACCAGAGTTAATCGCATTCCTTCTCTTTGCCGTTGTAGCCCTCTCCTTCACAGCCCCTTCCGGCGCAGCCGACTGTGGCACCGGCGCCGGTGAAATTTCCGTTTATTGGGGTCAAAAGTCCGAATCAGTTGAGGGCACCTTAGAAAGCCTATGTTCCAGTGGGAACTACAACATCGTCATCCTCCAAAGCCTTCTGGTGTACGATGATGGCAGAGTACCAGCAATAAACCTGGATGATCATTGTGGCACTTCTTGCCCCGCCAAGCTACAGCCACAAATAGAATACTGCCAACAAAACAACATCAAAGTGTTACTTTCCATTGGCCAAGACGTAACAGCCCTAAAAACCAAAAGCCACCGCCACTACTCCTCCAGCTCCAGCTCCAACTCCACAGCAGCTGCAGAAAAGCTTGCAAGCTACCTCTTGGAGAACTACCTCAGTGGCAACCCTGGTCCACTGGGAAGCGTAGCCCTAGATGGCATCAACCTTGCTGACGTGGCGGACGGCGAAAACCTTAAATGGGACGAAGTTGTGAAGGCCATTAACGCATCCACCACCGCCAGAAAAATCTACTTGGGTGCAGGACCCGAATGTGTGTACCCGGATTACTACCTTGGCAAGGCAATCAGCACTGGGCTCTTTGACTACATCTGGGTGGAGTTCTTCTACCAGAACCCTTGCATTTACGCAAACGGAGACGCTTCTAATCTTTTGAAAGAGTGGAACAAATGGAGCGCTGGTGTTCCCGGCAGCAAAATATTCTTGGGCCTGGTTGCTGCCTGCGATGCCGGCATAGCAGGGTACATACCACCGGAAGATCTTATTTCTAAGGTTCTGCCAACCGTAAGACAATCTTCGAACTATGGTGGTGTAGCCATTTGGGACAGAGCCCTTGATATCGCTAATAACTACACTGCTCAGATAAAAATCGACGTCCCTAAAGGTTGCATATGTGTGTGTAATGGTGATGATGCATGGAACCGTCTCTATGGTCTTGGTTCCGCGTCGCTGAGGATGTCGGTTTGA